Part of the Thunnus albacares chromosome 11, fThuAlb1.1, whole genome shotgun sequence genome, AGTGCAAATACTGTACGTACACTACCTGCTACCGACAAGCCCTTCAAAACCATGAGAACTGCAAACATACCAAGCTGAAAGAGTTTCGTTGTGCACTTTGCTTCTATTCCTCGTTCAGTAGCATCAGCCTCTTCCTGCACAAGAGGAAAGCTCACGGGTACGTACCTGGGGACAAAGCGTGGCTAGAGAACTACGCTgcaaaagagaaggagaggaactCCACTGAGTTCTTGCAGGGTTTCTACCATAAGTCCTCGATAGGTAATGAGCCGTCTGAACAACTTACCGAAGGACCTCCACCACCTCAATGTGATCTCCCTGGATCAGCAGATCACAGTGGAAGCAAGGAAACCGTAGCTGGCTCACAAGCTGTTGATTCAGTGAATGTTTTTGATGTTGTGTGTCAAGAGGTTGTCAATGAAGGTATTTCAGACAGTCCACCTGGGAGCAGTCCCGAGGAGTACTGCACTCTTGTTTTAACTGCACTATCAACCACTGACTATGAAACCCCATCTTTTCAAAACGAGGAGGAAAATTCTCCGAGTGCATCCGCTTTAAATTGCAATGAGTCTGATATGCCACAAGAAAAGGCAGACTTCTCTATATCTACAAGGTCATCAGAGGAAGACAATGTAGCCATAGCCGACGAAGAGTGTGAACAAAGTGACTTGGATGACAACTATGAGTCTCTAAATAATACGAGCCAACCGACCGAGCCTGAGAAGAGTCAGACTGAGACACCAGAGGTGGAGAATGATTGTGGAACAGTCATTTCAACTTTCCCACCTGAGCAAAATCAACCGTTGGAATCCGAAGTCCGTCTGAAAGCCATGAAGAAGCACGACAAGGACCAAGCCGAAGCCATGGTTTTGGAGGGACGGGTGCAGATGCTTGTGGTGCCGACTAAAGACGTTTACCGCTGTGATAAGTGCTCTTATGTAACCAAAAAGGAAACGGCTTTGAAGTACCACTGCCGGTCTTTGTGCCACGGTAGAATACAGGGACACAAGTGCCAGGCCTGTGGTGCACAGTTCAAACAGAGGCGAGGCCTTGATAGCCACCTTGCAAAAAAGTGCCCAGCACTTCCACGAAAAACAAGGACTTTTGTCGGTCTTTCAGCTACACGTCTGGCTACAGATGAAAACTCTACCGTGGGTCAAGATGGTTCCAAACAACTGGACGAGGGAATTAATTCAGATCAGACAAAGCGTCTCTCTCTACAAAATAGGATTTCCACAGATTCAAATGATCAGGATTTTCATCAGCTTGTTAATAGTGCCTCTACGTCTAGTGAATCAGGACATCAGCAACGCAACGTTCAGACAAAAAAGCTTTCCGATAACGAACAAACAGATGTTCCACTGCTGAAAAACTCCCTTTACACTAAAGAAGATGGGAAATTTAAATGCAAGCTCTGCAATTTCTCATCAGTAAAGCTCACAACAGTTGATCGACACACTTCGACCTGccggaaaaaaaatcaaatcctTTCAGAAGTGGATGACGAGTGTGGTGATGAGTcagtcaaagaaaaagaagatgtGGTGGAGGAGCCTGAGAAAGtttcaaagaaatgtcaaattttCTCTTGTCCAAGCTGCGCATTTAAGTGCAATCAGAGAAGAGCATTAGACCGCCATGAAAAGAGAGGCTGCTTGAAACCAGATGAGGTCCAATGCACCATGTGTTCATTTGTTGCCAAATCTAAAACGTCTTTGTCACGTCACGTTCTGTATgtccatgacaaaaaaaagtttggcGTCGCTAAACCTAAGCGTTTAACTTGCCAGCAATGCACTTTCACCTGTAAGCAAGAACGATGCATGACGCAACACGTCGCGCTCAAACACAAAGGTGCGAGGCCTCACCGTTGCCGTTACTGTCCTTTCAGCACCACCAGGCGCTATCGCTTGGAGGAGCACGAGTCTCTTCACACAGGAGTCGGTCGTCACAGCTGCAATATGTGCGACAAGACGTTTGGGGCTGTGACCAAACTGCGTCAACACAAGACGCGCATCCACGACAAACAGCCTACTCACCTCTGCTCGCTCTGCGACTTCAGCGGCTACACGCTTGACGACATAAGACGACACAATCTCAGATGTCACACCGGAGAGTTGCATCACGCCTGCACTCATTGCGAAGCTCGCTTTAGTTCAGAAGTTGCTCTGAGAAACCACTGTAAACGTGTGCACCAGCTGCAGGTCTATTTCTCATGCAAGCAGTGCGACTATACGTGCAGCAGCGAGGCAACGCTGAAGACCCACCAACAGACTAAGCACCCACAAGTAAAGTGCACCACCTGCCAGGAGTCTTTTGAGACAGTGGAAAACCTTGAGATCCACCAGAGAATCCACCTGGCACATCAGTGTCAGCTGTGCCCGTTTGCTACCAAAACAAGGCAGCTATTAGCGCAACACCTCTTGAATGAACATGAGGAAGGATCTCCACAGGACAAGCCTCTCAAGTGCAGCAGCTGCCAGTTCTCTTGTCAGCATCAGCTGGTGTTGGAGCAGCACCTCCGTTCACATGGAGGCAAACGTCTGTACAAATGCACAGACTGCAAATATTCAACCCGGAACAAGCAGAAGATCACATGGCACATCCGCATACACACCGGGGAGAAGCCGTACAGCTGTGAGCAGTGTAGTTACACCTGCACCGATCCCTCTAGGTTGAAGGTAAGCTCGAAGTTTATAGGAAgagttaattatttttttaaaagtgctgtTTTAGATGAAACATGATACAACAAGGTCCTATTTCATTGACAGCCTGGAAAACTTACATTTTGTTCAAACACAATCCAAGAATCATCTTAATTTAGTGTTTTATCCCCATAACAACTGCTTGAGGTGAAGAGGAACATCAAGCCTCAGACTCTTGGACTTACTCTGTGTTCTATAATCATTTCCATCATAGCTTCATATGAGGGTTCACCAGGAAGAGAAGAAGTACCTTTGTCCGGAGTGCGGCTACAAATGCAAGTGGGCGACTCAGCTGAAGTATCACATGACCAAACACACAGGTATAAACAGGATATAAAAGTTCATGAttatacttgtgtacttttaaaGATTAGGAACAACctgataaattattttttgggGTTTGAATGCCTGGATCTGCCTCCCTCAGTGACATTTTACTGCAGAAACTGCTGTCATGGTCTTAATGTGAGGCAGGGTATTTCTGTACTGGACTTTAATGCATAACTAAACCTCCCTAGATAAgttacatcatttatttttgtggcatattttacaattttttagAGCAATTATCTGAGTTTGGTTTTGTATAAGTATGGTTTACAGATTGGATGTTAAGAAATGTACACTGCTGAAGATTAAAGATGTATTTGCCTTCACAGGGGAGAAGCCATACGCCTGTGAAGAGTGTGACTACCGCACCAACAGAGCAGATGCTCTCCGTGCCCACCGGGACACGCAGCACTGCGACATGCGCCCTTACATCTGTGAGAAATGCGGCAAAGCCTTCAAGACTAGTTTTATACTGAAAACCCACCAGCGGCAACACAGCGACGATCGGCCGTACACGTGCGGCTTGTGCCACAAGGCCTTCCGGTGGCCGGCAGGCCTCAGACATCACTATCTCTCTCACACTAAGCAGCAGCCTTTCTGCTGTCGACACTGCTCCTACAGAGCCAAACAGAAGTTCCAGGTGGTCAAGCATCTGCAGAGGCACCACCCGGAGATGTCGGTAGAGCAGGGGGTAGTGAGGGACTCCGAAGCTGTCAGCCTGACCCTGAAGGAGGCCTTGCAGGGAACGCTGGATGAGAGAGCAGccgaggtggaggaggaggaggaaggaacaGCTGAAGAGGCACAGAAAGTAGGTCAAGAGGTTGCACAAAGAGGAGAAGATGGTTAGATAAAACAGTGAAGAGTAAGCACAATAGAAATGCAGTGATTTTGAAGCCTGTCAACGTTTATATTTCTCCCACTTGATATTATAATATTGAAAAGTTTTGGATTCATTTTCCTCGAAACAGGTTCGAGAAGGTATTAAAAGGTCTTAATTACTGCAggaaagttaaaatatttttgcaaaaactgaaatgaatcaATCATTTCTCATTGGTTAATCCATCCGTCCATTTTCTGCAGCTTGTCAGGGTCAGGtcactttaatttaattaataatatcATTGGGAGTTATTGTTATACACTGCTGGGAGGTGTGATGTAATGTGTTGTTCTAGGCCTTATCGCCTagttttctgtcatattttgatttcatataTTGGTCATTATGATAGTGAAACAGGTATTAAATTGCTTTCTATGTGGCATTAAAAAGGTCTTTAAAAAGGCCAATAAAACACATCTGTACATATCGTGAGATATGAGTGTGAGAATGGGGATCGAATGgagtgtttgtttctctgacgTCTCTCGAGATTTGCTTGTGATAAAGAACTACGTTTACACAGTGAATAAATGAACGATGAATAAGTGAGAAATAtatgtgaattatttttattcaatgGTGTTCAACCATTTAGAAAAAAGTATTGCATGTATTTACAAGCtcatatacacatactgtacattgtacACGACATACTTTGTGGCATTTGTCCGTTAGTAAATAGAAATAACTCTTTCAAAGCAGGCACTTCTCAGCTTTAATTGTGGATTAAACCGACATGATGCAAAGCTTTGAGTATTTCAATGGTTTATAATAGagatgtttggcttttttttttcacgttCCATCGTGACCATACACTTTCAATACTGTTACTTaccatttacagtacatttgaaGGCAGACTGGGGTATATTTAGACATTCTAGACATGCAGCATTAAATTCCTTCATTTCAAGCCAAAGAAAGTCGCAAAGCtttcaggatttttttaatCCATAAAAGGTTGAGTTGTAGTATTGCACATATTAAacataataatactgataaatGTGAGCAGGCATCATACCGAGCTTGAATTTTTCATAGTACTGCATGCGCTCTTGTCTCTagttttttgttaaattaataGATTTGGTCATAAAAGAGATGCATCAAACCTAATCTATCACTGAGCTGTAAGTTTTCAGCtcccctgaaaaaaaaaaatcagacagagTCCTCTTTGTTAGGGTGAAAACTGCTGGAAATCAAATGACTGAGtctctttctgacatttttcctGCCCATTGCTATTAGACCAACGTAAGAAAGGAgggaaaatattaaatatgacacCATAACTTGGCCTGGCACTTGCTGAATATTAGATAAAAGTACTGGAACATGCTGTTCTCGTCTCTCAGGTTTCGGGTTTATGGAAACGTTGGACTGACGACAACCTCCGGCTTCATATACTCAGATTTAACTTCTTCATGTGAGCTCTGAGATGGTGATATTGATGAAGAGTGAAGAGGGAGGGATAGCTGTTCCATCTTTAGAAAGCAGATGTATGTGACGATATCCTGGAAAGAAGAAGATTGGGATTAAAAAAAACGTTCATACTAAGTGGTTAAGTGATTTACTGGCTGTATATAGACTTTGCTCACCTGTTTGGATGCATGTAAACGGGAGAGTGAACTGTCCAATGAAGTCATTTCTGGACGCCTTGTCGTAATCCTCCACCACAAAGCGAACCAGGGCCAGCTCAGGCGTGTGGATGACGAAATTTAGAATTTCATTCCACTCTGGGTTAAAACCTGCAGGTAGAGGGCAGCAGAGGAGCGATTATGGCCGACTGGgatgtgattttgttttctggCTCTAATATCAAAACCATATATGTGCAAATGAACTAAACTTATCTTCAAATAATAGAGCTAAACCATCTCTCACCATTGTTGTTAATGTGACTGGTCTCTTCTTTGGCCTGGTCCTGTGGAGCTCCATAGATCTCCACTCTGACCAGCGGGTCTACAATAGAGCCCTCTTTCTGATTTACCTTTGGTAGCTGCTGCCCACTTATCACctgataaacacacatacaatatacagATATTAGATACTCAAACCGGATTGCTTAACTTGCCCGTATTGTACatatttattctgtgttttaaacattaacattagtAAACCACAGTCAATTTAGacttttaatttagttttaaacCTTTATGGATAAGCGGAGTGGTTTGTAGTCTTGGCGTTCCTCAGGTTTCTCCGGACTGAACTGTGTGTTGCCGTCTCTCATGAAGTCAGGTTTGAGGACGTAGCCGCAGCAGCCGTTCTGCTTGAAGAGCCCATCGTTCAGATCCATTTCCAGACCAGCTGTCTGGAAGTTCAGAGCCACTTCGGGGAAAGAGTTAGAGGA contains:
- the znf142 gene encoding zinc finger protein 142, translating into METMKPHRCEKCGQSFSDSGLFASHVCSKRQRAPSSKGHLESYKCSQCSEIFSKTAALKHHFKILHGGRDPEGPFHCSEQGCQFSSTDHQEYQVHLTSTHGLTLIPCTFRSCKVSFLTQGEMESHCKGHMPFGCFHCQFITQNAKELTDHLSEHNHLPTYTQGNETSPTTVCTEEIHEPQVSSRPKRKQKTNPGYLSSSVEDGNKEEDERQGPNVKRARKAAVPLPSKEYLAEGAEHIYRTNTCPKCRRCFKMRSHLQEHLHLHFPDPSLQCPTCKRYFTSKSKLRIHRLREAGEKVHRCHLCEYSAVERNAIRRHLVTVHADEAEDDISYPCPTCGESFRQSRLLKAHMKTHNIAPDSEPVACFHEGCSFQSSLRKELLRHAAEAHGVKAVECRHHACGAVFPNEKDMEAHYRMHLAYHCSLCDFSCSNKTVFLQHQRHGHPGNDKLSCDFCAFVTFNPVEFEQHIGHLHANEKIHRCSQCSYVTSHKRGLKRHMLMHSGEKPHKCSICDFRCRDESYLSKHMLTHSDDKNFMCAECGYVTKWKHYLNVHMRKHAGDLRYQCDQCPYRCHRMDQLNSHKLRHQAKSLMCEICAYACKRKYELRNHMLAKHSGEGKQPSVYKCKYCTYTTCYRQALQNHENCKHTKLKEFRCALCFYSSFSSISLFLHKRKAHGYVPGDKAWLENYAAKEKERNSTEFLQGFYHKSSIGNEPSEQLTEGPPPPQCDLPGSADHSGSKETVAGSQAVDSVNVFDVVCQEVVNEGISDSPPGSSPEEYCTLVLTALSTTDYETPSFQNEEENSPSASALNCNESDMPQEKADFSISTRSSEEDNVAIADEECEQSDLDDNYESLNNTSQPTEPEKSQTETPEVENDCGTVISTFPPEQNQPLESEVRLKAMKKHDKDQAEAMVLEGRVQMLVVPTKDVYRCDKCSYVTKKETALKYHCRSLCHGRIQGHKCQACGAQFKQRRGLDSHLAKKCPALPRKTRTFVGLSATRLATDENSTVGQDGSKQLDEGINSDQTKRLSLQNRISTDSNDQDFHQLVNSASTSSESGHQQRNVQTKKLSDNEQTDVPLLKNSLYTKEDGKFKCKLCNFSSVKLTTVDRHTSTCRKKNQILSEVDDECGDESVKEKEDVVEEPEKVSKKCQIFSCPSCAFKCNQRRALDRHEKRGCLKPDEVQCTMCSFVAKSKTSLSRHVLYVHDKKKFGVAKPKRLTCQQCTFTCKQERCMTQHVALKHKGARPHRCRYCPFSTTRRYRLEEHESLHTGVGRHSCNMCDKTFGAVTKLRQHKTRIHDKQPTHLCSLCDFSGYTLDDIRRHNLRCHTGELHHACTHCEARFSSEVALRNHCKRVHQLQVYFSCKQCDYTCSSEATLKTHQQTKHPQVKCTTCQESFETVENLEIHQRIHLAHQCQLCPFATKTRQLLAQHLLNEHEEGSPQDKPLKCSSCQFSCQHQLVLEQHLRSHGGKRLYKCTDCKYSTRNKQKITWHIRIHTGEKPYSCEQCSYTCTDPSRLKLHMRVHQEEKKYLCPECGYKCKWATQLKYHMTKHTGEKPYACEECDYRTNRADALRAHRDTQHCDMRPYICEKCGKAFKTSFILKTHQRQHSDDRPYTCGLCHKAFRWPAGLRHHYLSHTKQQPFCCRHCSYRAKQKFQVVKHLQRHHPEMSVEQGVVRDSEAVSLTLKEALQGTLDERAAEVEEEEEGTAEEAQKVGQEVAQRGEDG